In the Populus trichocarpa isolate Nisqually-1 chromosome 1, P.trichocarpa_v4.1, whole genome shotgun sequence genome, one interval contains:
- the LOC7496003 gene encoding protein LNK2 isoform X5, with protein MFDWNDEELTNILWGETDNSDDHIVPFPDTSEDYCKKKESSGEAGTINSGVQKAAGAKVDIDCRKLESSSNFDTSEGTSASGVDIDRWPSLSLSNAAKTDRDSFGTSMPNSLTDITKLDSSAGGKEQGDFVDYGWASIGSFDDLDRIFSNGDPIFGNVNLGNADDLWSSSKDITNSPVKPFPISMASRQEYAQEDDQLFTLGYGKMNDPASRGLQNTQTDLAIVGKNTTTNSQLTAENVVLPNELTNKVYRQKKLLKGRKKLEEKGELKSYQDFNGNWTPSGIQAGHFKNQCAPQIMQSSPPSILNQQNQLQGPEQLQYQQISNPCVAPSAYGSMTNPYSTPVLSHFQSGEFKHQPLASGYEFSSGNANPINNLDDCPVKPQRMTPQEKIEKLRRRQQIQAMLAIQKQQQQLVHQKCSQENQIQHVEGADLEVEDLSTLASFDPNSPIEQDDSNTISLAVNDYSMEDTILYRLQDIISKLDVRIRLCIRDSIFRLAQSAMHRHYGSDTSSTNNSRGEQVAMKEETRMVKMPEVETDTNPIDRTVAHLLFHRPVDFAGKHPDTPESPVSTKLPCEHKTVGIAKLSMGSLPDSPKSKPNFSQQGSKLSSLLTNFQPAGQCKSNPCLDTSEDASNNGPADEVAREVKASE; from the exons CTTACGAACATATTATGGGGCGAGACTGACAATAGTGATGACCATATTGTGCCGTTTCCAGACACAAGCGAAGATtattgcaagaaaaaagaatctaGTGGAGAAGCTGGTACCATTAATTCTGGTGTGCAGAAAGCAGCCGGGGCTAAAGTTGATATTGATTGCAGAAAGTTGGAGAGTAGTTCAAACTTTGACACCAGTGAAGGAACTTCTGCCTCAGGAGTCGATATAGACCGATGGCCTAGCTTGTCGTTATCTAATGCTGCCAAAACTGATCGGGATTCCTTTGGCACTTCAATGCCTAACAGTTTAACTGACATTACCAAACTTGATTCATCAGCAGGTG GTAAAGAACAAGGTGattttgttgattatggctGGGCTAGCATTGGAAGCTTTGATGATCTTGATCGGATTTTCAG CAATGGTGACCCAATATTTGGCAATGTAAATCTTGGCAATGCTGATGACCTATGGTCATCTTCTAAAGATATCACTAACAGTCCGGTAAAGCCCTTTCCAATATCCATGGCTTCAAGACAAGAGTATGCACAAGAAGATGACCAGCTGTTTACCCTTGGCTATGGCAAAATGAACGATCCTGCATCTCGTGGTCTGCAGAATACACAG acaGATTTGGCCATTGTGGGAAAGAACACAACAACTAACTCTCAGCTGACTGCAGAAAATGTGGTGCTGCCAAATGAATTAACAAATAAG GTTTACAGGCAAAAGAAGCTTTTAAAAGGTCGGAAAAAACTGGAAGAAAAAGGTGAACTGAAATCATACCAAGATTTTAATGGAAACTGGACTCCATCTGGAATCCAAGCCGGTCATTTTAAGAATCAGTGTGCACCCCAAATTATGCAATCTTCTCCCCCTTCGATTCTCAACCAACAGAATCAGCTCCAGGGACCTGAGCAGTTGCAGTACCAGCAAATATCGAATCCATGTGTGGCCCCTTCTGCATATGGCAGCATGACAAATCCATATTCCACGCCTGTGTTGTCTCACTTTCAGTCTGGGGAATTTAAGCATCAACCTTTAGCTTCTGGTTATGAATTTTCTTCAG GCAATGCAAATCCTATAAACAACTTAGATGACTGTCCAGTGAAACCCCAGAGAATGACACCtcaggaaaaaattgaaaaattaaggaGGCGGCAACAAATTCAGGCAATGCTTGCCATTCagaaacagcagcagcagcttgtTCATCAAAAATGTtctcaagaaaatcaaattcagCATGTTGAAGGAGCTGACCTAGAAGTAGAGGATCTAAGTACTCTTGCTTCATTCGACCCAAACTCGCCTATTGAGCAAGATGATTCCAATACAATCTCTCTGGCAGTTAATGATTACTCAATGGAGGACACAATACTCTACAGGCttcaagatataatttcaaAG CTGGATGTCAGAATTAGACTCTGTATTCGGGATAGCATATTCCGGTTAGCTCAGAGTGCAATGCACAGGCATTATGGTAGTGATACTAGCAGTACAAACAATAGCAGGGGTGAACAAGTTGCCATGAAAGAGGAAACCAG GATGGTTAAGATGCCTGAAGTGGAAACAGATACCAACCCCATAGACCGGACTGTGGCCCATTTGCTGTTTCATAGACCAGTGGATTTCGCTGGGAAACATCCTGATACACCTGAATCACCTGTTTCCACTAAGCTCCCGTGTGAGCACAAGACAGTGGGCATAGCAAAACTGTCAATGGGAAGCTTGCCTGACTCTCCAAAAAGTAAACCGAACTTTTCTCAACAGGGTTCTAAACTTTCTAGTCTCTTGACCAATTTCCAGCCAGCCGGTCAGTGTAAAAGCAATCCTTGTTTAGACACATCGGAGGATGCATCAAACAATGGACCTGCAGATGAAGTAGCTAGGGAGGTTAAAGCCTCTGAATGA
- the LOC7496003 gene encoding protein LNK2 isoform X4, with amino-acid sequence MFDWNDEELTNILWGETDNSDDHIVPFPDTSEDYCKKKESSGEAGTINSGVQKAAGAKVDIDCRKLESSSNFDTSEGTSASGVDIDRWPSLSLSNAAKTDRDSFGTSMPNSLTDITKLDSSAGGKEQGDFVDYGWASIGSFDDLDRIFSNGDPIFGNVNLGNADDLWSSSKDITNSPVKPFPISMASRQEYAQEDDQLFTLGYGKMNDPASRGLQNTQTDLAIVGKNTTTNSQLTAENVVLPNELTNKVYRQKKLLKGRKKLEEKGELKSYQDFNGNWTPSGIQAGHFKNQCAPQIMQSSPPSILNQQNQLQGPEQLQYQQISNPCVAPSAYGSMTNPYSTPVLSHFQSGEFKHQPLASGYEFSSGNGNANPINNLDDCPVKPQRMTPQEKIEKLRRRQQIQAMLAIQKQQQQLVHQKCSQENQIQHVEGADLEVEDLSTLASFDPNSPIEQDDSNTISLAVNDYSMEDTILYRLQDIISKLDVRIRLCIRDSIFRLAQSAMHRHYGSDTSSTNNSRGEQVAMKEETRMVKMPEVETDTNPIDRTVAHLLFHRPVDFAGKHPDTPESPVSTKLPCEHKTVGIAKLSMGSLPDSPKSKPNFSQQGSKLSSLLTNFQPAGQCKSNPCLDTSEDASNNGPADEVAREVKASE; translated from the exons CTTACGAACATATTATGGGGCGAGACTGACAATAGTGATGACCATATTGTGCCGTTTCCAGACACAAGCGAAGATtattgcaagaaaaaagaatctaGTGGAGAAGCTGGTACCATTAATTCTGGTGTGCAGAAAGCAGCCGGGGCTAAAGTTGATATTGATTGCAGAAAGTTGGAGAGTAGTTCAAACTTTGACACCAGTGAAGGAACTTCTGCCTCAGGAGTCGATATAGACCGATGGCCTAGCTTGTCGTTATCTAATGCTGCCAAAACTGATCGGGATTCCTTTGGCACTTCAATGCCTAACAGTTTAACTGACATTACCAAACTTGATTCATCAGCAGGTG GTAAAGAACAAGGTGattttgttgattatggctGGGCTAGCATTGGAAGCTTTGATGATCTTGATCGGATTTTCAG CAATGGTGACCCAATATTTGGCAATGTAAATCTTGGCAATGCTGATGACCTATGGTCATCTTCTAAAGATATCACTAACAGTCCGGTAAAGCCCTTTCCAATATCCATGGCTTCAAGACAAGAGTATGCACAAGAAGATGACCAGCTGTTTACCCTTGGCTATGGCAAAATGAACGATCCTGCATCTCGTGGTCTGCAGAATACACAG acaGATTTGGCCATTGTGGGAAAGAACACAACAACTAACTCTCAGCTGACTGCAGAAAATGTGGTGCTGCCAAATGAATTAACAAATAAG GTTTACAGGCAAAAGAAGCTTTTAAAAGGTCGGAAAAAACTGGAAGAAAAAGGTGAACTGAAATCATACCAAGATTTTAATGGAAACTGGACTCCATCTGGAATCCAAGCCGGTCATTTTAAGAATCAGTGTGCACCCCAAATTATGCAATCTTCTCCCCCTTCGATTCTCAACCAACAGAATCAGCTCCAGGGACCTGAGCAGTTGCAGTACCAGCAAATATCGAATCCATGTGTGGCCCCTTCTGCATATGGCAGCATGACAAATCCATATTCCACGCCTGTGTTGTCTCACTTTCAGTCTGGGGAATTTAAGCATCAACCTTTAGCTTCTGGTTATGAATTTTCTTCAGGTAATG GCAATGCAAATCCTATAAACAACTTAGATGACTGTCCAGTGAAACCCCAGAGAATGACACCtcaggaaaaaattgaaaaattaaggaGGCGGCAACAAATTCAGGCAATGCTTGCCATTCagaaacagcagcagcagcttgtTCATCAAAAATGTtctcaagaaaatcaaattcagCATGTTGAAGGAGCTGACCTAGAAGTAGAGGATCTAAGTACTCTTGCTTCATTCGACCCAAACTCGCCTATTGAGCAAGATGATTCCAATACAATCTCTCTGGCAGTTAATGATTACTCAATGGAGGACACAATACTCTACAGGCttcaagatataatttcaaAG CTGGATGTCAGAATTAGACTCTGTATTCGGGATAGCATATTCCGGTTAGCTCAGAGTGCAATGCACAGGCATTATGGTAGTGATACTAGCAGTACAAACAATAGCAGGGGTGAACAAGTTGCCATGAAAGAGGAAACCAG GATGGTTAAGATGCCTGAAGTGGAAACAGATACCAACCCCATAGACCGGACTGTGGCCCATTTGCTGTTTCATAGACCAGTGGATTTCGCTGGGAAACATCCTGATACACCTGAATCACCTGTTTCCACTAAGCTCCCGTGTGAGCACAAGACAGTGGGCATAGCAAAACTGTCAATGGGAAGCTTGCCTGACTCTCCAAAAAGTAAACCGAACTTTTCTCAACAGGGTTCTAAACTTTCTAGTCTCTTGACCAATTTCCAGCCAGCCGGTCAGTGTAAAAGCAATCCTTGTTTAGACACATCGGAGGATGCATCAAACAATGGACCTGCAGATGAAGTAGCTAGGGAGGTTAAAGCCTCTGAATGA
- the LOC7496003 gene encoding protein LNK2 isoform X3 — protein MFDWNDEELTNILWGETDNSDDHIVPFPDTSEDYCKKKESSGEAGTINSGVQKAAGAKVDIDCRKLESSSNFDTSEGTSASGVDIDRWPSLSLSNAAKTDRDSFGTSMPNSLTDITKLDSSAGGKEQGDFVDYGWASIGSFDDLDRIFSNGDPIFGNVNLGNADDLWSSSKDITNSPVKPFPISMASRQEYAQEDDQLFTLGYGKMNDPASRGLQNTQTDLAIVGKNTTTNSQLTAENVVLPNELTNKVYRQKKLLKGRKKLEEKGELKSYQDFNGNWTPSGIQAGHFKNQCAPQIMQSSPPSILNQQNQLQGPEQLQYQQISNPCVAPSAYGSMTNPYSTPVLSHFQSGEFKHQPLASGYEFSSVSSGNANPINNLDDCPVKPQRMTPQEKIEKLRRRQQIQAMLAIQKQQQQLVHQKCSQENQIQHVEGADLEVEDLSTLASFDPNSPIEQDDSNTISLAVNDYSMEDTILYRLQDIISKLDVRIRLCIRDSIFRLAQSAMHRHYGSDTSSTNNSRGEQVAMKEETRMVKMPEVETDTNPIDRTVAHLLFHRPVDFAGKHPDTPESPVSTKLPCEHKTVGIAKLSMGSLPDSPKSKPNFSQQGSKLSSLLTNFQPAGQCKSNPCLDTSEDASNNGPADEVAREVKASE, from the exons CTTACGAACATATTATGGGGCGAGACTGACAATAGTGATGACCATATTGTGCCGTTTCCAGACACAAGCGAAGATtattgcaagaaaaaagaatctaGTGGAGAAGCTGGTACCATTAATTCTGGTGTGCAGAAAGCAGCCGGGGCTAAAGTTGATATTGATTGCAGAAAGTTGGAGAGTAGTTCAAACTTTGACACCAGTGAAGGAACTTCTGCCTCAGGAGTCGATATAGACCGATGGCCTAGCTTGTCGTTATCTAATGCTGCCAAAACTGATCGGGATTCCTTTGGCACTTCAATGCCTAACAGTTTAACTGACATTACCAAACTTGATTCATCAGCAGGTG GTAAAGAACAAGGTGattttgttgattatggctGGGCTAGCATTGGAAGCTTTGATGATCTTGATCGGATTTTCAG CAATGGTGACCCAATATTTGGCAATGTAAATCTTGGCAATGCTGATGACCTATGGTCATCTTCTAAAGATATCACTAACAGTCCGGTAAAGCCCTTTCCAATATCCATGGCTTCAAGACAAGAGTATGCACAAGAAGATGACCAGCTGTTTACCCTTGGCTATGGCAAAATGAACGATCCTGCATCTCGTGGTCTGCAGAATACACAG acaGATTTGGCCATTGTGGGAAAGAACACAACAACTAACTCTCAGCTGACTGCAGAAAATGTGGTGCTGCCAAATGAATTAACAAATAAG GTTTACAGGCAAAAGAAGCTTTTAAAAGGTCGGAAAAAACTGGAAGAAAAAGGTGAACTGAAATCATACCAAGATTTTAATGGAAACTGGACTCCATCTGGAATCCAAGCCGGTCATTTTAAGAATCAGTGTGCACCCCAAATTATGCAATCTTCTCCCCCTTCGATTCTCAACCAACAGAATCAGCTCCAGGGACCTGAGCAGTTGCAGTACCAGCAAATATCGAATCCATGTGTGGCCCCTTCTGCATATGGCAGCATGACAAATCCATATTCCACGCCTGTGTTGTCTCACTTTCAGTCTGGGGAATTTAAGCATCAACCTTTAGCTTCTGGTTATGAATTTTCTTCAG TTTCTTCAGGCAATGCAAATCCTATAAACAACTTAGATGACTGTCCAGTGAAACCCCAGAGAATGACACCtcaggaaaaaattgaaaaattaaggaGGCGGCAACAAATTCAGGCAATGCTTGCCATTCagaaacagcagcagcagcttgtTCATCAAAAATGTtctcaagaaaatcaaattcagCATGTTGAAGGAGCTGACCTAGAAGTAGAGGATCTAAGTACTCTTGCTTCATTCGACCCAAACTCGCCTATTGAGCAAGATGATTCCAATACAATCTCTCTGGCAGTTAATGATTACTCAATGGAGGACACAATACTCTACAGGCttcaagatataatttcaaAG CTGGATGTCAGAATTAGACTCTGTATTCGGGATAGCATATTCCGGTTAGCTCAGAGTGCAATGCACAGGCATTATGGTAGTGATACTAGCAGTACAAACAATAGCAGGGGTGAACAAGTTGCCATGAAAGAGGAAACCAG GATGGTTAAGATGCCTGAAGTGGAAACAGATACCAACCCCATAGACCGGACTGTGGCCCATTTGCTGTTTCATAGACCAGTGGATTTCGCTGGGAAACATCCTGATACACCTGAATCACCTGTTTCCACTAAGCTCCCGTGTGAGCACAAGACAGTGGGCATAGCAAAACTGTCAATGGGAAGCTTGCCTGACTCTCCAAAAAGTAAACCGAACTTTTCTCAACAGGGTTCTAAACTTTCTAGTCTCTTGACCAATTTCCAGCCAGCCGGTCAGTGTAAAAGCAATCCTTGTTTAGACACATCGGAGGATGCATCAAACAATGGACCTGCAGATGAAGTAGCTAGGGAGGTTAAAGCCTCTGAATGA
- the LOC7496003 gene encoding protein LNK2 isoform X1 yields the protein MFDWNDEELTNILWGETDNSDDHIVPFPDTSEDYCKKKESSGEAGTINSGVQKAAGAKVDIDCRKLESSSNFDTSEGTSASGVDIDRWPSLSLSNAAKTDRDSFGTSMPNSLTDITKLDSSAGGKEQGDFVDYGWASIGSFDDLDRIFSNGDPIFGNVNLGNADDLWSSSKDITNSPVKPFPISMASRQEYAQEDDQLFTLGYGKMNDPASRGLQNTQTDLAIVGKNTTTNSQLTAENVVLPNELTNKVYRQKKLLKGRKKLEEKGELKSYQDFNGNWTPSGIQAGHFKNQCAPQIMQSSPPSILNQQNQLQGPEQLQYQQISNPCVAPSAYGSMTNPYSTPVLSHFQSGEFKHQPLASGYEFSSGNVSSGNANPINNLDDCPVKPQRMTPQEKIEKLRRRQQIQAMLAIQKQQQQLVHQKCSQENQIQHVEGADLEVEDLSTLASFDPNSPIEQDDSNTISLAVNDYSMEDTILYRLQDIISKLDVRIRLCIRDSIFRLAQSAMHRHYGSDTSSTNNSRGEQVAMKEETRMVKMPEVETDTNPIDRTVAHLLFHRPVDFAGKHPDTPESPVSTKLPCEHKTVGIAKLSMGSLPDSPKSKPNFSQQGSKLSSLLTNFQPAGQCKSNPCLDTSEDASNNGPADEVAREVKASE from the exons CTTACGAACATATTATGGGGCGAGACTGACAATAGTGATGACCATATTGTGCCGTTTCCAGACACAAGCGAAGATtattgcaagaaaaaagaatctaGTGGAGAAGCTGGTACCATTAATTCTGGTGTGCAGAAAGCAGCCGGGGCTAAAGTTGATATTGATTGCAGAAAGTTGGAGAGTAGTTCAAACTTTGACACCAGTGAAGGAACTTCTGCCTCAGGAGTCGATATAGACCGATGGCCTAGCTTGTCGTTATCTAATGCTGCCAAAACTGATCGGGATTCCTTTGGCACTTCAATGCCTAACAGTTTAACTGACATTACCAAACTTGATTCATCAGCAGGTG GTAAAGAACAAGGTGattttgttgattatggctGGGCTAGCATTGGAAGCTTTGATGATCTTGATCGGATTTTCAG CAATGGTGACCCAATATTTGGCAATGTAAATCTTGGCAATGCTGATGACCTATGGTCATCTTCTAAAGATATCACTAACAGTCCGGTAAAGCCCTTTCCAATATCCATGGCTTCAAGACAAGAGTATGCACAAGAAGATGACCAGCTGTTTACCCTTGGCTATGGCAAAATGAACGATCCTGCATCTCGTGGTCTGCAGAATACACAG acaGATTTGGCCATTGTGGGAAAGAACACAACAACTAACTCTCAGCTGACTGCAGAAAATGTGGTGCTGCCAAATGAATTAACAAATAAG GTTTACAGGCAAAAGAAGCTTTTAAAAGGTCGGAAAAAACTGGAAGAAAAAGGTGAACTGAAATCATACCAAGATTTTAATGGAAACTGGACTCCATCTGGAATCCAAGCCGGTCATTTTAAGAATCAGTGTGCACCCCAAATTATGCAATCTTCTCCCCCTTCGATTCTCAACCAACAGAATCAGCTCCAGGGACCTGAGCAGTTGCAGTACCAGCAAATATCGAATCCATGTGTGGCCCCTTCTGCATATGGCAGCATGACAAATCCATATTCCACGCCTGTGTTGTCTCACTTTCAGTCTGGGGAATTTAAGCATCAACCTTTAGCTTCTGGTTATGAATTTTCTTCAGGTAATG TTTCTTCAGGCAATGCAAATCCTATAAACAACTTAGATGACTGTCCAGTGAAACCCCAGAGAATGACACCtcaggaaaaaattgaaaaattaaggaGGCGGCAACAAATTCAGGCAATGCTTGCCATTCagaaacagcagcagcagcttgtTCATCAAAAATGTtctcaagaaaatcaaattcagCATGTTGAAGGAGCTGACCTAGAAGTAGAGGATCTAAGTACTCTTGCTTCATTCGACCCAAACTCGCCTATTGAGCAAGATGATTCCAATACAATCTCTCTGGCAGTTAATGATTACTCAATGGAGGACACAATACTCTACAGGCttcaagatataatttcaaAG CTGGATGTCAGAATTAGACTCTGTATTCGGGATAGCATATTCCGGTTAGCTCAGAGTGCAATGCACAGGCATTATGGTAGTGATACTAGCAGTACAAACAATAGCAGGGGTGAACAAGTTGCCATGAAAGAGGAAACCAG GATGGTTAAGATGCCTGAAGTGGAAACAGATACCAACCCCATAGACCGGACTGTGGCCCATTTGCTGTTTCATAGACCAGTGGATTTCGCTGGGAAACATCCTGATACACCTGAATCACCTGTTTCCACTAAGCTCCCGTGTGAGCACAAGACAGTGGGCATAGCAAAACTGTCAATGGGAAGCTTGCCTGACTCTCCAAAAAGTAAACCGAACTTTTCTCAACAGGGTTCTAAACTTTCTAGTCTCTTGACCAATTTCCAGCCAGCCGGTCAGTGTAAAAGCAATCCTTGTTTAGACACATCGGAGGATGCATCAAACAATGGACCTGCAGATGAAGTAGCTAGGGAGGTTAAAGCCTCTGAATGA
- the LOC7496003 gene encoding protein LNK2 isoform X2: protein MFDWNDEELTNILWGETDNSDDHIVPFPDTSEDYCKKKESSGEAGTINSGVQKAAGAKVDIDCRKLESSSNFDTSEGTSASGVDIDRWPSLSLSNAAKTDRDSFGTSMPNSLTDITKLDSSAGKEQGDFVDYGWASIGSFDDLDRIFSNGDPIFGNVNLGNADDLWSSSKDITNSPVKPFPISMASRQEYAQEDDQLFTLGYGKMNDPASRGLQNTQTDLAIVGKNTTTNSQLTAENVVLPNELTNKVYRQKKLLKGRKKLEEKGELKSYQDFNGNWTPSGIQAGHFKNQCAPQIMQSSPPSILNQQNQLQGPEQLQYQQISNPCVAPSAYGSMTNPYSTPVLSHFQSGEFKHQPLASGYEFSSGNVSSGNANPINNLDDCPVKPQRMTPQEKIEKLRRRQQIQAMLAIQKQQQQLVHQKCSQENQIQHVEGADLEVEDLSTLASFDPNSPIEQDDSNTISLAVNDYSMEDTILYRLQDIISKLDVRIRLCIRDSIFRLAQSAMHRHYGSDTSSTNNSRGEQVAMKEETRMVKMPEVETDTNPIDRTVAHLLFHRPVDFAGKHPDTPESPVSTKLPCEHKTVGIAKLSMGSLPDSPKSKPNFSQQGSKLSSLLTNFQPAGQCKSNPCLDTSEDASNNGPADEVAREVKASE, encoded by the exons CTTACGAACATATTATGGGGCGAGACTGACAATAGTGATGACCATATTGTGCCGTTTCCAGACACAAGCGAAGATtattgcaagaaaaaagaatctaGTGGAGAAGCTGGTACCATTAATTCTGGTGTGCAGAAAGCAGCCGGGGCTAAAGTTGATATTGATTGCAGAAAGTTGGAGAGTAGTTCAAACTTTGACACCAGTGAAGGAACTTCTGCCTCAGGAGTCGATATAGACCGATGGCCTAGCTTGTCGTTATCTAATGCTGCCAAAACTGATCGGGATTCCTTTGGCACTTCAATGCCTAACAGTTTAACTGACATTACCAAACTTGATTCATCAGCAG GTAAAGAACAAGGTGattttgttgattatggctGGGCTAGCATTGGAAGCTTTGATGATCTTGATCGGATTTTCAG CAATGGTGACCCAATATTTGGCAATGTAAATCTTGGCAATGCTGATGACCTATGGTCATCTTCTAAAGATATCACTAACAGTCCGGTAAAGCCCTTTCCAATATCCATGGCTTCAAGACAAGAGTATGCACAAGAAGATGACCAGCTGTTTACCCTTGGCTATGGCAAAATGAACGATCCTGCATCTCGTGGTCTGCAGAATACACAG acaGATTTGGCCATTGTGGGAAAGAACACAACAACTAACTCTCAGCTGACTGCAGAAAATGTGGTGCTGCCAAATGAATTAACAAATAAG GTTTACAGGCAAAAGAAGCTTTTAAAAGGTCGGAAAAAACTGGAAGAAAAAGGTGAACTGAAATCATACCAAGATTTTAATGGAAACTGGACTCCATCTGGAATCCAAGCCGGTCATTTTAAGAATCAGTGTGCACCCCAAATTATGCAATCTTCTCCCCCTTCGATTCTCAACCAACAGAATCAGCTCCAGGGACCTGAGCAGTTGCAGTACCAGCAAATATCGAATCCATGTGTGGCCCCTTCTGCATATGGCAGCATGACAAATCCATATTCCACGCCTGTGTTGTCTCACTTTCAGTCTGGGGAATTTAAGCATCAACCTTTAGCTTCTGGTTATGAATTTTCTTCAGGTAATG TTTCTTCAGGCAATGCAAATCCTATAAACAACTTAGATGACTGTCCAGTGAAACCCCAGAGAATGACACCtcaggaaaaaattgaaaaattaaggaGGCGGCAACAAATTCAGGCAATGCTTGCCATTCagaaacagcagcagcagcttgtTCATCAAAAATGTtctcaagaaaatcaaattcagCATGTTGAAGGAGCTGACCTAGAAGTAGAGGATCTAAGTACTCTTGCTTCATTCGACCCAAACTCGCCTATTGAGCAAGATGATTCCAATACAATCTCTCTGGCAGTTAATGATTACTCAATGGAGGACACAATACTCTACAGGCttcaagatataatttcaaAG CTGGATGTCAGAATTAGACTCTGTATTCGGGATAGCATATTCCGGTTAGCTCAGAGTGCAATGCACAGGCATTATGGTAGTGATACTAGCAGTACAAACAATAGCAGGGGTGAACAAGTTGCCATGAAAGAGGAAACCAG GATGGTTAAGATGCCTGAAGTGGAAACAGATACCAACCCCATAGACCGGACTGTGGCCCATTTGCTGTTTCATAGACCAGTGGATTTCGCTGGGAAACATCCTGATACACCTGAATCACCTGTTTCCACTAAGCTCCCGTGTGAGCACAAGACAGTGGGCATAGCAAAACTGTCAATGGGAAGCTTGCCTGACTCTCCAAAAAGTAAACCGAACTTTTCTCAACAGGGTTCTAAACTTTCTAGTCTCTTGACCAATTTCCAGCCAGCCGGTCAGTGTAAAAGCAATCCTTGTTTAGACACATCGGAGGATGCATCAAACAATGGACCTGCAGATGAAGTAGCTAGGGAGGTTAAAGCCTCTGAATGA